The following coding sequences are from one Triticum aestivum cultivar Chinese Spring chromosome 5A, IWGSC CS RefSeq v2.1, whole genome shotgun sequence window:
- the LOC123106766 gene encoding probable linoleate 9S-lipoxygenase 4 — translation MAARSSMAQSSPPPGILEHHHPGMQSMAASPCSPFLAVGGNPVNPFLFSFSSSSDLCWILPPSTPGIGTPALHSITAPCLLLAAAAPHRTYLPSKMLHFWCKTVKDELNNLRGDGTTKKYEEWDRVYRYDYYNDLGEPDKGYPRLVLGGTQELPYPRLGRTGRPPTKTDPRLESRIPQYKIQEALNITVSRDGIYASS, via the exons ATGGCCGCACGCTCCTCCATGGCCCAATCGTCGCCGCCGCCGGGGATCCTCGAGCACCATCATCCTGGCATGCAGTCCATGGCCGCCTCCCCATGCAGTCCCTTTCTTGCTGTCGGCGGAAATCCTGTCAAtcccttcctcttctccttctcttcCTCCAGTGATCTTTGCTGGATCCTGCCGCCGTCAACACCAGGCATCGGAACCCCGGCCCTGCACTCCATCACCGCGCCCTGTCTTCTTCTCGCTGCGGCTGCTCCACATCGC ACCTATTTGCCCAGCAAAATGCTGCACTTTTGGTGCAAAACCGTCAAAGATGAACTCAACAATCTCCGAGGCGACGGCACAACCAAAAAGTACGAGGAGTGGGACCGTGTGTACCGCTATGACTACTACAACGACCTCGGTGAGCCGGACAAGGGCTATCCGCGCCTGGTTCTCGGCGGCACCCAGGAACTCCCCTATCCCCGTCTTGGCAGAACTGGCCGACCCCCAACAAAAACAG ACCCTAGATTGGAGAGCAGAATTCCTCAGTACAAGATACAGGAGGCCCTCAACATCACTGTCTCGCGTGATGGTATTTATGCATCTTCCTAG